From Etheostoma cragini isolate CJK2018 chromosome 10, CSU_Ecrag_1.0, whole genome shotgun sequence, the proteins below share one genomic window:
- the zgc:101583 gene encoding magnesium transporter NIPA2, with translation MEVNRLDFYIGLSLAVSSSAFIGASFILKKKGLLRLASKGSMRAGQGGHAYLKEWLWWAGLISMGTGEAANFAAYAFAPATLVTPLGALSVLVSAVLSTYFLNERLNVHGKIGCLLCILGSTVMVIHAPQEEEVASLSAMAEKLRDPGFIVFAVCVVGSSLVLVFAVAPRFGQKNVMVYILICSVIGSMSVSCVKGLGIGIKELFAGTAVLKEPLFWSLVICLVICISVQINYLNKALDIFNTSIVTPIYYVFFTTSVMACSAILFKEWLRMNADGIVGTISGFLTIILGIFLLHAFKDITFSYDSLPLYLRKGSRGLYWGQQPYVALPNHETQAQDELKLPREGNSKGGWGTHQIAL, from the exons ATGGAGGTTAACCGTTTGGACTTCTACATTGGTCTGTCTTTGGCTGTGAGCTCGAGTGCCTTTATCGGTGCAAGTTTCATCTTGAAGAAGAAAGGCTTGCTGCGATTGGCCAGCAAGGGTTCAATGCGAGCGG GTCAAGGGGGACATGCTTACTTGAAGGAATGGCTGTGGTGGGCAGGACTCATTTCAA TGGGAACTGGAGAGGCCGCCAACTTTGCTGCATATGCATTTGCACCGGCCACACTGGTGACTCCTCTTGGAGCATTGAGTGTACTTGTAAG TGCTGTGCTTTCCACTTACTTTCTGAATGAGAGGCTGAATGTGCATGGAAAGATTGGTTGTTTACTGTGCATCTTGGGCTCCACGGTGATGGTGATCCATGCCCCACAAGAAGAAGAGGTTGCCTCCCTCAGTGCCATGGCTGAGAAACTCCGAGACCCAG GTTTCattgtgtttgctgtgtgcGTTGTTGGAAGCAGCCTGGTTCTTGTCTTTGCTGTGGCTCCGCGCTTTGGACAGAAGAATGTGATGGTCTACATCCTGATCTGCTCTGTGATTGGCTCCATGTCTGTGTCTTGTGTCAAGGGCCTGGGCATTGGCATTAAGGAGCTGTTTGCTGGGACAGCAGTCCTGAAGGAACCCCTGTTCTGGTCCTTGGTCATATGCCTGGTAATCTGCATCAGTGTTCAAATCAATTACCTGAACAAAGCCCTCGACATCTTCAACACCTCCATAGTCACTCCCATCTACTATGTCTTCTTCACCACATCGGTCATGGCCTGCTCAGCCATTCTCTTCAAGGAATGGTTGCGGATGAATGCTGACGGAATAGTGGGAACAATTAGTGGGTTCCTCACCATCATTTTAGGgatcttcctcctccatgctttCAAGGACATTACATTTAGCTATGATTCCCTCCCACTCTACCTGCGGAAGGGTTCTAGGGGCCTTTATTGGGGGCAACAGCCTTATGTGGCTCTTCCCAACCATGAAACACAAGCACAGGATGAGCTTAAACTGCCCAGAGAAGGAAACTCAAAGGGGGGCTGGGGTACACACCAGATAGCTCTTTAG
- the mars2 gene encoding methionine--tRNA ligase, mitochondrial, whose amino-acid sequence MRIPFLFVTRSCKAVHRLQQSSFLSPVSALSSHQRIAVLRNTSTRFCKEDRSYYITTPIFYVNASPHLGHLYSAVIADCLHRYKLLHGFNSRFATGTDEHGLKIQQAAEAAGKDPLTFCTDVSERFRHLFNSCNISYTDYIRTTEQAHCQAVKHFWAVLCNKGLIYKGSYEGWYSTQDESFLTALQVGDAWDSSGKEIKVSLESGHKVEWMKEENYMFRLSAFRFQLLDWLRGNPGAIQPVRFYQAVVQWLQEDLPDLSVSRQRSRLQWGIPVPGDTEQTIYVWLDALVNYLTVAGYPDKHSQWWNVAHHIVGKDILKFHAIYWPAFLLGAGLPLPQTIYVHSHWTVGGKKMSKSLGNVVDPLERSQMFTTDGMRYFLLRQGVPDSDCDYTDNKVIKLLNAELADSLGGLLNRCTAPALNPAQVYPSFCPQCLPSKHGGRAVVEDYQMLDAVKNLPAVVERHYESMHVYKALEAISACVRQTNGFVQRHAPWKLDRMNSEDQHWLDTIIHVSLECLRIYGTLLQPIVPEISNKLLCRLGVQPDERSWADVNFLPRYQGMDCPFEGRALGSDSGLLFSRLESQNIDKQKPKKTKRQNN is encoded by the exons ATGAGGATCCCTTTTCTATTTGTCACCAGAAGCTGTAAGGCTGTTCACAGACTGCAACAAAGCTCATTTCTCTCTCCAGTTTCAGCTTTATCGAGTCATCAGAGGATTGCTGTGTTGAGAAACACGAGCACTCGTTTCTGCAAAGAAGACAGGAGTTACTACATTACCACTCCCATCTTCTATGTCAATGCTTCTCCACATTTAGGACACTTGTATTCAGCTGTGATTGCCGACTGCTTACACAGGTACAAGCTACTTCATGGCTTCAACTCAAGGTTTGCAACAG gCACAGATGAACATGGCTTGAAAATCCAACAAGCTGCTGAAGCTGCAGGAAAAGATCCCCTGACTTTCTGCACTGATGTGTCAGAGAGATTCAGACATCTCTTCAACAGCTGCAACATATCATACACAGACTACATAAGAACCACTGAGCAGGCACACTGTCAGGCTGTAAAGCATTTCTGGGCAGTGCTTTGCAACAAAGGGCTCATCTACAAGGGGAGTTATGAAGGCTGGTACTCCACCCAAGATGAAAGCTTCCTAACAGCGTTGCAGGTGGGCGATGCTTGGGACTCATCAGGGAAGGAGATCAAAGTATCCCTGGAGAGTGGCCACAAG GTGGAGTGGATGAAAGAGGAGAACTACATGTTCCGCCTGTCTGCGTTTCGGTTTCAGCTGCTTGACTGGCTCAGAGGAAATCCCGGGGCCATACAGCCGGTGCGTTTTTACCAGGCTGTGGTGCAGTGGCTGCAGGAGGACCTTCCTGACCTGTCAGTCTCCCGCCAGAGAAGCCGCCTTCAGTGGGGCATCCCAGTCCCAGGTGACACGGAACAAACCATCTATGTGTGGCTAGATGCTCTGGTGAACTACCTTACAGTAGCTGGCTATCCAGATAAACACAGCCAATGGTGGAACGTGGCCCACCACATTGTCGGAAAGGACATCTTAAAATTTCACGCCATATACTGGCCAGCTTTTCTCCTAGGAGCTGGACTCCCGCTGCCACAGACAATATATGTGCACTCTCATTGGACAGTAGGAGGAAAGAAGATGTCTAAAAGTTTGGGTAATGTGGTGGATCCTCTTGAACGCTCACAGATGTTCACAACTGATGGTATGAGGTACTTTCTTCTGCGTCAGGGTGTCCCAGACTCAGACTGTGATTACACAGACAACAAAGTAATCAAGCTGCTCAATGCAGAGCTCGCTGACTCTCTGGGTGGTCTGCTGAATCGCTGCACAGCTCCAGCTCTTAACCCAGCTCAGGTCTACCCCTCTTTCTGCCCTCAGTGCTTGCCAAGTAAACATGGAGGCCGGGCTGTGGTTGAAGACTACCAAATGTTGGATGCTGTGAAAAACCTTCCTGCTGTGGTGGAGCGGCACTATGAAAGCATGCATGTATACAAAGCTCTGGAGGCCATCAGTGCCTGTGTGAGGCAGACCAACGGGTTTGTTCAGCGCCATGCACCTTGGAAGCTGGATAGGATGAACAGTGAAGACCAGCATTGGCTAGACACAATCATACATGTCTCCCTTGAATGCCTGAGGATTTATGGCACACTCCTCCAGCCAATAGTGCCAGAGATTTCTAACAAGTTGCTGTGCAGACTAGGGGTGCAACCAGACGAGAGGAGCTGGGCGGATGTGAACTTCCTGCCAAGGTATCAAGGAATGGACTGTCCCTTTGAAGGGAGAGCGCTAGGATCGGACTCTGGATTGCTTTTTAGTCGCTTGGAAAGTCAGAATATAGATAAACAAAAAcctaagaaaacaaaaaggcagaacaattaa